The Canis aureus isolate CA01 chromosome 24, VMU_Caureus_v.1.0, whole genome shotgun sequence genome includes a window with the following:
- the DOK2 gene encoding docking protein 2 isoform X1, with protein MEEVAVKQGFLYLLQQQTFGKKWRRFGATLYGESDCALARLELQEASEKPRRGEAARKVIRLSDCLRVTEAGGEASSPRDTSAFFLETKERPYLLAAPAAERSDWVQAICLLAFSGQRKELPGPAGKGSRPRMEENELYSSTTAVAPRKEFAVTMRPTEASERCRLRGSYTLRAGENALELWSGPERGTQLYEWPYRFLRRFGRDKVTFSFEAGRRCVSGEGNFEFETRQGNEIFLALEEAISAQKNSAPPGPQSQPATAPPVLPRPESPYSRPHDSLPPLSPSTPVSTAQPRGPEGEYAVPFDAVARNLGKSLRGILAVPPQPPADPLYDSIEEHPPPRPDHIYDEPEGLAALSLYDSPQEPQGEAWRRQAAADRDPSGSQHVYSAGQDFSASGWPQGTEYDNVILKKGPK; from the exons ATGGAAGAAGTGGCAGTGAAACAGGGCTTCCTGTACCTTCTACAGCAGCAGACTTTTGGAAAG AAATGGCGCCGTTTCGGGGCTACGCTGTATGGAGAGTCAGACTGCGCCTTGGCCCGGCTGGAGCTCCAGGAGGCCTCGGAGAAGCCGCGGCGGGGAGAGGCCGCCAGGAAGGTGATCCGCCTCAGTGACTGCCTACGCGTGACCGAGGCCGGCGGGGAGGCCAGCAGCCCCCGGGACACCAGCGCCTTCTTCCTGGAGACCAAGGAGCGTCCGTACCTGCTGGCGGCCCCTGCTGCGGAGCGCAGCGACTGGGTCCAGGCCATCTGCCTCTTGGCCTTCTCC GGCCAGAGGAAGGAGCTGCCGGGGCCAGCGGGGAAGGGCAGCCGGCCCCGCATGGAGGAAAATGAACTGTACAGCAGCACGACCGCAG TAGCCCCCCGCAAGGAGTTTGCCGTGACCATGAGACCCACAGAAGCCAGTGAGAGGTGCCGGCTCCGGGGATCCTATACCCTCCGGGCTGGAGAGAATGCCCTGGAGCTGTGGAGTGGCCCTGAGCGGGGCACCCAGCTCTACGAGTGGCCCTACAGGTTCCTGAGGCGCTTTGGGCGGGACAAG GTCACCTTTTCCTTCGAGGCGGGCCGGCGCTGCGTCTCTGGAGAGGGCAACTTTGAGTTTGAAACCCGGCAAGGCAACGAGATCTTCTTGGCCCTGGAAGAAGCCATTTCTGCCCAGAAGAACAGTGCCCCTCCCGGGCCCCAAAGCCAGCCGGCCACAGCCCCTCCGGTGCTGCCCCGGCCAGAAAGCCCCTACTCCCGGCCCCACGACTCACTGCCACCTCTGTCACCCTCCACTCCAGTGTCCACCGCCCAGCCACGGGGCCCAGAGGGGGAATATGCAGTGCCCTTTGATGCCGTGGCCCGCAACCTGGGGAAGAGCTTGCGGGGCATCCTGGCggtccctccccagcccccggcGGACCCTCTGTATGACAGCATCGAGGAGCACCCACCCCCACGACCTGACCACATATACGATGAGCCTGAGGGATTGGCTGCCCTGTCCCTGTATGACAGCCCACAGGAGCCCCAGGGTGAGGCCTGGAGGAGACAGGCCGCAGCTGACAGGGACCCCAGCGGCAGCCAGCACGTCTACTCAGCAGGGCAGGACTTCTCTGCCTCTGGCTGGCCGCAGGGAACTGAATATGACAATGTCATACTTAAGAAAGGCCCAAAGTGA
- the DOK2 gene encoding docking protein 2 isoform X2 — MEEVAVKQGFLYLLQQQTFGKKWRRFGATLYGESDCALARLELQEASEKPRRGEAARKVIRLSDCLRVTEAGGEASSPRDTSAFFLETKERPYLLAAPAAERSDWVQAICLLAFSGQRKELPGPAGKGSRPRMEENELYSSTTAAPRKEFAVTMRPTEASERCRLRGSYTLRAGENALELWSGPERGTQLYEWPYRFLRRFGRDKVTFSFEAGRRCVSGEGNFEFETRQGNEIFLALEEAISAQKNSAPPGPQSQPATAPPVLPRPESPYSRPHDSLPPLSPSTPVSTAQPRGPEGEYAVPFDAVARNLGKSLRGILAVPPQPPADPLYDSIEEHPPPRPDHIYDEPEGLAALSLYDSPQEPQGEAWRRQAAADRDPSGSQHVYSAGQDFSASGWPQGTEYDNVILKKGPK; from the exons ATGGAAGAAGTGGCAGTGAAACAGGGCTTCCTGTACCTTCTACAGCAGCAGACTTTTGGAAAG AAATGGCGCCGTTTCGGGGCTACGCTGTATGGAGAGTCAGACTGCGCCTTGGCCCGGCTGGAGCTCCAGGAGGCCTCGGAGAAGCCGCGGCGGGGAGAGGCCGCCAGGAAGGTGATCCGCCTCAGTGACTGCCTACGCGTGACCGAGGCCGGCGGGGAGGCCAGCAGCCCCCGGGACACCAGCGCCTTCTTCCTGGAGACCAAGGAGCGTCCGTACCTGCTGGCGGCCCCTGCTGCGGAGCGCAGCGACTGGGTCCAGGCCATCTGCCTCTTGGCCTTCTCC GGCCAGAGGAAGGAGCTGCCGGGGCCAGCGGGGAAGGGCAGCCGGCCCCGCATGGAGGAAAATGAACTGTACAGCAGCACGACCGCAG CCCCCCGCAAGGAGTTTGCCGTGACCATGAGACCCACAGAAGCCAGTGAGAGGTGCCGGCTCCGGGGATCCTATACCCTCCGGGCTGGAGAGAATGCCCTGGAGCTGTGGAGTGGCCCTGAGCGGGGCACCCAGCTCTACGAGTGGCCCTACAGGTTCCTGAGGCGCTTTGGGCGGGACAAG GTCACCTTTTCCTTCGAGGCGGGCCGGCGCTGCGTCTCTGGAGAGGGCAACTTTGAGTTTGAAACCCGGCAAGGCAACGAGATCTTCTTGGCCCTGGAAGAAGCCATTTCTGCCCAGAAGAACAGTGCCCCTCCCGGGCCCCAAAGCCAGCCGGCCACAGCCCCTCCGGTGCTGCCCCGGCCAGAAAGCCCCTACTCCCGGCCCCACGACTCACTGCCACCTCTGTCACCCTCCACTCCAGTGTCCACCGCCCAGCCACGGGGCCCAGAGGGGGAATATGCAGTGCCCTTTGATGCCGTGGCCCGCAACCTGGGGAAGAGCTTGCGGGGCATCCTGGCggtccctccccagcccccggcGGACCCTCTGTATGACAGCATCGAGGAGCACCCACCCCCACGACCTGACCACATATACGATGAGCCTGAGGGATTGGCTGCCCTGTCCCTGTATGACAGCCCACAGGAGCCCCAGGGTGAGGCCTGGAGGAGACAGGCCGCAGCTGACAGGGACCCCAGCGGCAGCCAGCACGTCTACTCAGCAGGGCAGGACTTCTCTGCCTCTGGCTGGCCGCAGGGAACTGAATATGACAATGTCATACTTAAGAAAGGCCCAAAGTGA
- the DOK2 gene encoding docking protein 2 isoform X3, protein MFQNPHGKKWRRFGATLYGESDCALARLELQEASEKPRRGEAARKVIRLSDCLRVTEAGGEASSPRDTSAFFLETKERPYLLAAPAAERSDWVQAICLLAFSGQRKELPGPAGKGSRPRMEENELYSSTTAVAPRKEFAVTMRPTEASERCRLRGSYTLRAGENALELWSGPERGTQLYEWPYRFLRRFGRDKVTFSFEAGRRCVSGEGNFEFETRQGNEIFLALEEAISAQKNSAPPGPQSQPATAPPVLPRPESPYSRPHDSLPPLSPSTPVSTAQPRGPEGEYAVPFDAVARNLGKSLRGILAVPPQPPADPLYDSIEEHPPPRPDHIYDEPEGLAALSLYDSPQEPQGEAWRRQAAADRDPSGSQHVYSAGQDFSASGWPQGTEYDNVILKKGPK, encoded by the exons ATGTTTCAAAACCCTCATGGGAAG AAATGGCGCCGTTTCGGGGCTACGCTGTATGGAGAGTCAGACTGCGCCTTGGCCCGGCTGGAGCTCCAGGAGGCCTCGGAGAAGCCGCGGCGGGGAGAGGCCGCCAGGAAGGTGATCCGCCTCAGTGACTGCCTACGCGTGACCGAGGCCGGCGGGGAGGCCAGCAGCCCCCGGGACACCAGCGCCTTCTTCCTGGAGACCAAGGAGCGTCCGTACCTGCTGGCGGCCCCTGCTGCGGAGCGCAGCGACTGGGTCCAGGCCATCTGCCTCTTGGCCTTCTCC GGCCAGAGGAAGGAGCTGCCGGGGCCAGCGGGGAAGGGCAGCCGGCCCCGCATGGAGGAAAATGAACTGTACAGCAGCACGACCGCAG TAGCCCCCCGCAAGGAGTTTGCCGTGACCATGAGACCCACAGAAGCCAGTGAGAGGTGCCGGCTCCGGGGATCCTATACCCTCCGGGCTGGAGAGAATGCCCTGGAGCTGTGGAGTGGCCCTGAGCGGGGCACCCAGCTCTACGAGTGGCCCTACAGGTTCCTGAGGCGCTTTGGGCGGGACAAG GTCACCTTTTCCTTCGAGGCGGGCCGGCGCTGCGTCTCTGGAGAGGGCAACTTTGAGTTTGAAACCCGGCAAGGCAACGAGATCTTCTTGGCCCTGGAAGAAGCCATTTCTGCCCAGAAGAACAGTGCCCCTCCCGGGCCCCAAAGCCAGCCGGCCACAGCCCCTCCGGTGCTGCCCCGGCCAGAAAGCCCCTACTCCCGGCCCCACGACTCACTGCCACCTCTGTCACCCTCCACTCCAGTGTCCACCGCCCAGCCACGGGGCCCAGAGGGGGAATATGCAGTGCCCTTTGATGCCGTGGCCCGCAACCTGGGGAAGAGCTTGCGGGGCATCCTGGCggtccctccccagcccccggcGGACCCTCTGTATGACAGCATCGAGGAGCACCCACCCCCACGACCTGACCACATATACGATGAGCCTGAGGGATTGGCTGCCCTGTCCCTGTATGACAGCCCACAGGAGCCCCAGGGTGAGGCCTGGAGGAGACAGGCCGCAGCTGACAGGGACCCCAGCGGCAGCCAGCACGTCTACTCAGCAGGGCAGGACTTCTCTGCCTCTGGCTGGCCGCAGGGAACTGAATATGACAATGTCATACTTAAGAAAGGCCCAAAGTGA